In Acaryochloris marina S15, a single genomic region encodes these proteins:
- a CDS encoding HAD-IIB family hydrolase, whose amino-acid sequence MSHSITPFADLPAQQLNTIKLIATDMDGTLTVDGKFPAIFGQALWDLQNSGFAVVIVTGRSAGWVSGLAHYLPIQGAIAENGGLFFHQPDTPGKVLSDIPGLKDHRAHLANTFRMLQTHFPHLRTTADNAFRITDWTFDNPDFDPVDLDQMANLCATEGFDFTYSTVQCHIKPQGQNKQAGLLTVLEHHLPEQYELAQILTIGDSPNDQDLFDPQVFPLSVGVANLSHYLEQIDHHPQAITQAAEGLGFIEITQRLLTH is encoded by the coding sequence ATGAGCCACTCCATCACACCATTTGCAGATCTTCCTGCACAGCAGCTCAATACCATCAAACTGATTGCAACCGATATGGATGGCACTCTAACTGTAGACGGTAAATTCCCAGCTATCTTTGGTCAAGCATTGTGGGACTTACAAAATAGCGGGTTTGCTGTTGTGATTGTGACGGGTCGATCGGCGGGTTGGGTCAGCGGACTCGCCCATTATTTGCCGATACAAGGTGCGATCGCAGAAAATGGCGGCCTTTTCTTTCACCAACCCGATACCCCCGGGAAAGTACTTTCAGACATTCCTGGCCTCAAAGATCACCGGGCTCACTTAGCCAATACCTTTCGTATGCTTCAAACTCATTTCCCGCATCTACGGACTACGGCTGACAACGCTTTCAGGATCACAGATTGGACCTTTGATAATCCTGATTTCGATCCGGTCGATTTAGATCAGATGGCGAATCTCTGCGCCACTGAAGGATTTGATTTTACCTATAGTACAGTGCAGTGCCACATCAAACCCCAAGGCCAGAACAAGCAAGCAGGGCTACTAACCGTACTCGAGCATCACTTGCCTGAGCAATATGAGTTAGCCCAAATCTTGACGATTGGCGATAGCCCCAATGATCAAGATCTCTTTGACCCTCAAGTTTTTCCTCTGTCAGTCGGCGTTGCCAATTTGTCTCACTATCTGGAACAGATTGACCACCATCCCCAAGCGATAACCCAAGCAGCGGAGGGGTTAGGATTTATCGAAATTACTCAACGGCTACTCACACATTAA